The following are encoded in a window of Rubellicoccus peritrichatus genomic DNA:
- a CDS encoding rod shape-determining protein, with protein sequence MIILVFGFLSNDIGIDLGTANSLVFVRDKGIILREPSVVAVYNNTKKVRAVGIEAKRMLGRTPGNITALRPMKDGVIADFEITEAMLRHFIQKVAHNTKLVPPRVVVAVPSGITEVERRAVKESAIHAGAREVLLLEEPMAAAIGVGLPIEEPAANMIVDIGGGTTEVAIISLAGVVFTRSLRVGGDEMDNAIVGYMKRAYNLLIGERTAEDIKMRVGSAYPLEEELTMEVKGRDSVAGLPKTLHISSQEIREALAEVFNSIIEVVRSALERCPPELSADLVDRGIVLAGGGAMIRNLDRLLSEATGLPVIIADDPLSAVANGTGLVLQDLSWWLRDNA encoded by the coding sequence GTGATCATCCTCGTGTTTGGTTTTTTATCCAACGATATCGGAATTGACCTGGGAACCGCGAACAGCCTCGTGTTTGTTCGGGATAAGGGCATTATTCTCCGTGAGCCCAGTGTGGTTGCGGTATATAACAATACCAAGAAAGTCCGCGCTGTTGGTATTGAGGCCAAACGAATGCTGGGACGAACTCCCGGCAACATCACTGCTCTACGCCCAATGAAGGACGGAGTTATCGCCGATTTCGAGATTACCGAGGCGATGCTCAGGCATTTCATTCAAAAAGTTGCCCACAACACCAAACTGGTTCCACCACGTGTCGTCGTGGCCGTTCCTTCAGGAATTACCGAGGTTGAGCGCCGGGCAGTTAAGGAATCCGCCATTCATGCTGGTGCCAGAGAGGTTCTCCTGCTGGAAGAACCAATGGCAGCAGCCATCGGTGTAGGTCTGCCAATTGAAGAACCAGCCGCCAACATGATCGTGGATATTGGCGGTGGAACCACCGAAGTAGCCATCATTTCTCTGGCAGGTGTTGTTTTTACCCGCTCTTTACGTGTCGGCGGAGACGAAATGGACAACGCAATTGTCGGTTACATGAAGCGTGCCTACAATCTCCTGATTGGGGAACGCACGGCTGAAGACATTAAGATGCGGGTCGGCTCAGCCTATCCGCTTGAAGAAGAATTGACCATGGAAGTGAAAGGTCGTGATTCGGTCGCGGGCCTTCCGAAAACCCTTCATATTTCCTCTCAGGAGATTCGCGAAGCACTGGCTGAAGTTTTCAACAGCATCATCGAAGTGGTTCGCTCTGCCCTGGAGCGCTGCCCACCCGAGCTTTCGGCTGACCTCGTCGATCGCGGCATTGTCCTCGCAGGAGGTGGTGCGATGATCCGCAATCTGGATCGTCTTTTGAGTGAGGCAACCGGCCTGCCTGTGATTATTGCCGATGACCCGCTGAGTGCCGTCGCCAACGGCACCGGGCTTGTTCTTCAAGATTTGTCATGGTGGCTCCGTGACAACGCCTAG
- the bioA gene encoding adenosylmethionine--8-amino-7-oxononanoate transaminase, giving the protein MPGDFAATLARSTTDPSTKDQVDVLDLQHTWHPFTQMQEYASLPRVHIERGEGCWLIDTEGKRYLDANASVWTNVHGHHNADLDAVLKAQLDKIAHATYLGLGHEPGAQLATKLSKLSGLDRVFYSDNGSNAVEIALKLSFQYFQLTGQSRRRRVIGLSDAYHGDTFGTMAVGDCGIFHERFASWCFETERIPAPTCDELGGEVFDSSMKASLDALDAHFDKFGDEVASVIVEPWIQGAAGMKLQPRGFLREVESRCRQYGAHLILDEVFVGFGRCGPMLVGREEGVRPDFICLAKGLTAGYMPLAATVTTEEIYQAFLGDFGEYKAFFHGHTFTGNPLGCAVALKSIELLEALKQSGQLDLTIKAFEDFFRSLREMLPETFGLSQRGLAGALDLPPGDPDERRGLHLCIALRERGILLRALGDGLLIVPPLVISPSEIEFLKEGLIQTLQDKAFIQ; this is encoded by the coding sequence ATGCCAGGCGATTTTGCAGCGACTCTTGCCAGAAGCACGACAGACCCTTCAACGAAGGATCAGGTGGACGTGCTGGATCTGCAGCACACCTGGCACCCATTCACCCAGATGCAGGAGTATGCTTCTTTGCCGCGAGTGCATATCGAGCGAGGTGAAGGATGCTGGCTGATTGATACCGAAGGAAAACGTTATCTGGATGCCAATGCATCTGTTTGGACTAATGTCCACGGCCACCATAATGCCGATCTGGATGCAGTCTTAAAAGCCCAGTTAGATAAGATTGCCCATGCAACATATCTTGGTCTTGGGCACGAGCCTGGTGCACAGTTGGCGACTAAGCTCTCCAAGCTCTCAGGTCTTGATCGTGTGTTCTATTCGGACAATGGATCCAATGCTGTTGAGATCGCATTAAAATTATCATTTCAATATTTTCAGCTGACCGGGCAGTCGCGACGCCGTCGTGTCATCGGTCTAAGTGATGCTTATCACGGTGACACGTTCGGGACGATGGCAGTCGGGGATTGTGGGATTTTTCACGAACGTTTTGCCTCATGGTGTTTTGAAACAGAGCGTATTCCTGCGCCGACTTGCGATGAATTAGGCGGAGAGGTTTTCGATTCCTCAATGAAAGCATCATTGGATGCGCTGGATGCTCACTTTGACAAGTTTGGTGATGAGGTGGCGTCGGTTATCGTGGAGCCATGGATTCAGGGAGCAGCTGGAATGAAACTCCAGCCTCGTGGTTTCCTCCGCGAAGTTGAGTCGCGATGCCGTCAGTATGGTGCACACTTAATTCTGGATGAGGTGTTTGTCGGCTTTGGCCGTTGCGGCCCAATGCTGGTTGGTCGCGAAGAAGGTGTTCGTCCCGACTTCATTTGTCTGGCGAAAGGTTTGACCGCAGGCTACATGCCTTTGGCTGCAACTGTGACGACAGAGGAAATTTATCAGGCTTTCCTTGGTGATTTTGGCGAGTACAAAGCATTCTTTCATGGCCATACTTTTACAGGAAATCCTTTGGGATGTGCCGTGGCATTGAAGAGCATCGAGTTGCTTGAAGCATTGAAGCAAAGTGGCCAACTCGACCTCACGATCAAAGCCTTTGAGGATTTCTTTCGGAGCTTACGTGAGATGCTGCCTGAAACTTTTGGTCTCAGTCAGCGCGGACTCGCTGGTGCGTTGGATTTGCCTCCGGGCGATCCTGATGAACGTCGGGGCCTTCACCTCTGCATTGCCTTGCGTGAACGCGGTATTCTTCTGCGTGCATTGGGGGACGGTTTGCTAATCGTACCGCCGTTGGTTATTTCGCCCAGCGAAATTGAGTTCTTAAAAGAAGGGTTGATTCAAACTCTGCAGGACAAAGCTTTTATTCAATAA
- the mreC gene encoding rod shape-determining protein MreC: protein MSSRRISQLKPFLGLLVFLALWWIIPPTIKLFTRASFYEFQAPFTATASHLRDLQTYWSLRGQSDDSLIEAGRDLARINAQYNLSRQQMESLQDEVNRLEALLELPSESGFRYEIARVAKRDLTAWWQQFTIRKGRNYGIPEGAAVVYAGGVVGRIREVHAYTSVVELVSSPGFRMAASLEGENRPVTYQGLPNPPFVPPIGEAMNIPPDIRVSPAEPRRLVSSRLGGVFPEGLAIGLIAEVEPGSDGYFQKGIVQLDPELTTLKEVAVVMPLNGEEEVNDGS from the coding sequence GTGTCAAGCAGGCGAATCTCACAACTGAAGCCGTTCCTTGGATTACTTGTTTTCCTTGCACTCTGGTGGATCATTCCACCAACGATAAAGCTCTTCACCCGTGCGAGCTTCTACGAATTTCAGGCACCTTTCACGGCAACAGCTTCGCATTTGCGCGACCTGCAAACCTACTGGAGCCTGCGTGGACAGTCGGATGACAGCCTGATCGAAGCAGGTCGCGACCTGGCCCGCATCAATGCCCAATACAATTTGAGCAGACAGCAGATGGAATCATTGCAAGATGAGGTCAATCGCCTTGAGGCCCTGCTTGAGTTGCCGTCAGAAAGCGGCTTTCGCTATGAAATCGCTCGGGTTGCAAAACGTGATCTGACGGCCTGGTGGCAGCAGTTCACAATTCGGAAAGGGCGCAATTATGGAATTCCGGAAGGCGCAGCCGTCGTCTATGCAGGTGGAGTCGTCGGGCGTATCCGTGAAGTGCATGCCTACACATCGGTCGTCGAGCTGGTCAGCAGTCCCGGCTTTCGCATGGCCGCCAGCCTGGAAGGCGAGAATCGTCCAGTGACCTACCAGGGACTTCCCAATCCACCGTTCGTACCACCGATCGGCGAGGCAATGAACATTCCACCTGACATTCGAGTATCCCCCGCAGAGCCCAGGCGTTTGGTTTCCTCACGCCTGGGTGGTGTTTTCCCCGAAGGCCTGGCGATTGGACTGATTGCAGAAGTCGAGCCAGGCTCAGATGGTTACTTCCAGAAAGGCATTGTCCAACTCGATCCTGAATTGACCACATTGAAGGAAGTTGCCGTCGTCATGCCACTCAATGGAGAAGAGGAAGTGAACGATGGATCTTGA
- a CDS encoding DUF4173 domain-containing protein: MNDSSPALPPALSTVPSTTLPRAGIGLLAAVVIGDWLFWGHLFGINFGLYILVLVGLVYLNRPDYRVSKFDWCFVGLLIIAAIQTGLRSSLSNSLVLVALLLVVSAHTFYGQLSPVWARWIQGMLGAFKFAVSIAQFFRLLKKSTANAPRINEKLHRVWSVSWLALVLVVLFALILKSGNALLAERLEGMFDAFLEFFLGLTLPSPMHILFWILLSILALVLMLPGRIEFKSKRWFSEFPEIPVSAENCSLAVIRSIIALVAVNILFLLTNSLDVSHLWFSQSLPAGIGFSQYVHEGVGSLNLAVVLSAIVLTLVFQQGGDVSKSKWIKLLALIWIIQNLFLVLGVYLRLKLYIDAHWLTPKRVYVGIFLLLVVTGYILLGWHIFKSRSVKRLLFRNAFAVCALFYLIQLVNVPALVADYNFAQWKQTPEHFIGRDFQPVLGLEVVPLMIKVADSGLENASVDEARAILDEIYFLERRQMRKSSWQSWEYREAKIRRMLFQYHENSRAKALQ; the protein is encoded by the coding sequence ATGAATGATTCCTCGCCAGCTCTCCCTCCCGCTCTATCCACTGTTCCATCAACCACATTGCCGCGAGCAGGAATCGGCCTGCTCGCGGCAGTCGTGATTGGCGATTGGCTCTTTTGGGGCCATCTTTTCGGAATCAATTTCGGCCTCTATATTTTAGTTTTGGTCGGTTTGGTATATTTGAATCGACCAGACTATCGGGTTTCGAAGTTCGATTGGTGTTTTGTGGGATTACTAATCATTGCAGCCATTCAGACAGGTTTGCGTTCCAGCCTCAGTAATAGCTTAGTGCTGGTAGCACTGCTACTTGTTGTGTCAGCACATACATTTTATGGCCAACTGAGTCCGGTCTGGGCACGATGGATTCAGGGGATGCTTGGGGCGTTCAAGTTTGCTGTAAGTATTGCTCAATTTTTCCGTTTGTTGAAAAAAAGCACGGCTAATGCGCCACGTATCAATGAGAAACTTCATCGGGTTTGGAGTGTTAGTTGGTTGGCGCTGGTTCTCGTTGTTCTGTTTGCGCTGATTTTAAAGTCGGGTAATGCATTGTTGGCTGAGCGTCTCGAGGGGATGTTTGATGCCTTTCTTGAGTTCTTCCTCGGTCTCACACTGCCTTCCCCGATGCATATCCTTTTCTGGATTCTATTGAGTATTCTGGCCCTCGTTTTGATGCTCCCGGGGCGCATTGAATTTAAGTCAAAACGCTGGTTCAGCGAGTTCCCGGAAATTCCAGTTTCAGCCGAGAACTGTTCTCTCGCAGTTATTCGTTCTATCATAGCTCTGGTGGCGGTAAACATTCTGTTCCTGTTAACCAACAGTCTCGATGTGTCTCATTTGTGGTTCAGTCAAAGCCTGCCTGCCGGTATTGGTTTTTCGCAATATGTTCATGAGGGAGTCGGGAGTCTTAATCTCGCGGTTGTGCTGTCTGCCATTGTCCTGACACTTGTTTTTCAGCAGGGTGGCGATGTTTCCAAGTCCAAGTGGATCAAACTGCTGGCGTTGATTTGGATAATACAAAACCTCTTTCTCGTTCTGGGAGTTTACTTGCGGCTCAAGCTCTATATCGATGCTCATTGGCTGACACCCAAAAGAGTATATGTTGGTATCTTCCTGTTATTGGTCGTCACTGGTTATATATTGCTCGGCTGGCATATCTTCAAAAGCCGTTCAGTAAAAAGGCTTCTTTTTCGAAACGCTTTTGCGGTCTGTGCTTTGTTCTATCTGATTCAACTCGTTAATGTTCCGGCGTTGGTTGCAGACTACAATTTTGCTCAATGGAAACAAACTCCTGAGCACTTTATCGGTCGTGATTTTCAACCAGTTCTTGGGCTTGAGGTTGTTCCTCTGATGATAAAGGTTGCAGATAGCGGTCTGGAAAATGCATCTGTCGATGAAGCAAGAGCGATTCTTGATGAAATCTACTTTCTGGAACGAAGACAGATGAGGAAGTCTAGTTGGCAGTCATGGGAATACCGTGAAGCGAAAATCCGAAGGATGCTCTTTCAGTATCATGAAAACTCGCGTGCAAAAGCACTACAGTGA
- the bioB gene encoding biotin synthase BioB has translation MTLEEIREIYNLPLTTLIFRAQQVHQKYQDPAGVQLCTLKSIKTGQCSEDCAYCPQSARYNTFVEPEKLMNTPNILKDAKAAKAGGASRFCMGAAWRRVYNTNQFENILETVRGVKELDLEVCCTLGMIDSEQAVKLKEAGCDVYNHNLDTSREYYSKIITTRSYDDRLETLDNVRKAGMEVCSGGIMGMGEGIDDRLKMLLELAAMDPHPDSVPINALVAVEGTPLEDQEFVDSFEFVRIIATARIVMPKAMVRLSAGRTEMNDEMQALCYLAGANSIFLGDKLLTTANPEKSDDRQLLDRLGLHPLHPDTARAIHAKADGDDAFADLAEGETYWAHACGGDCDHEHEKTGEAVKS, from the coding sequence ATGACACTAGAAGAAATTCGCGAAATCTATAACCTGCCGCTAACAACTTTAATTTTCCGGGCCCAGCAGGTTCACCAGAAATATCAGGACCCGGCCGGTGTGCAACTATGCACTTTAAAGTCGATCAAGACGGGGCAGTGTTCAGAGGACTGTGCCTATTGCCCGCAGTCTGCCCGATACAATACTTTTGTTGAGCCTGAGAAGTTGATGAACACGCCCAATATCCTCAAAGATGCAAAAGCGGCCAAGGCCGGTGGTGCTTCGCGTTTTTGCATGGGTGCGGCCTGGCGTCGAGTTTACAACACGAATCAATTTGAGAATATTCTCGAAACTGTTCGCGGTGTAAAAGAACTCGACCTGGAAGTGTGTTGCACGCTGGGTATGATTGATTCCGAGCAGGCGGTTAAGTTGAAGGAAGCGGGCTGTGATGTTTACAACCACAATCTCGACACTTCCCGCGAGTACTATTCAAAGATTATCACTACGCGTTCTTATGATGATCGTCTCGAGACGCTGGACAATGTTCGCAAAGCCGGGATGGAAGTGTGCAGTGGTGGCATCATGGGTATGGGCGAGGGAATAGACGATCGCTTGAAGATGCTCCTCGAACTGGCAGCCATGGACCCGCATCCGGATTCGGTTCCGATCAACGCACTTGTTGCGGTTGAGGGAACACCACTTGAAGATCAGGAGTTTGTTGATAGCTTTGAATTCGTGCGTATCATTGCGACTGCGCGTATTGTTATGCCCAAGGCGATGGTTCGCTTGTCTGCAGGTCGGACTGAGATGAATGACGAGATGCAGGCACTTTGCTATCTCGCCGGAGCGAACAGTATTTTCCTTGGAGACAAATTGCTCACGACTGCCAATCCTGAAAAATCGGATGACAGGCAGTTGCTCGACCGCCTTGGATTGCATCCGCTCCACCCTGATACTGCCCGCGCAATTCATGCGAAAGCAGACGGTGATGATGCGTTTGCAGATTTGGCAGAAGGAGAAACCTATTGGGCACATGCCTGTGGTGGTGATTGCGACCATGAGCACGAGAAGACCGGTGAGGCGGTCAAGAGTTGA
- a CDS encoding cation:proton antiporter, which yields MVLTAAVVTLLFYRLKLPVILGYLLAGLLIGPQLPDLPSIHDKSAITQLSQLGVVFLMFSIGLEFDLARLKKVFWPAFIAVILQTSLVFYLGTLSAQLVGYTPLEGIFLGALLTNSASLVCIKVLSDKGRLKRADAHMAIGILIFEDIIAVMLLVILTGVAATHEFKLDSVYQTTFLIGIFVVGVYYLGRLIAPFFSKFLKQTGSAELITIATIAFVLGIGELARISNFSIALGAFLAGAILAQSRISKEIERVSQPFRDLFSAVFFVTIGMLIEPSWLLENWIAVLFIAGMVVLIKIGACWLGLFVGGQSSETGFRAAISKASVGEFGFIIAAMGQGLGVTGAGLTSMTVGLAIVTYLFIPVLNAKPDKLYRYISDKTPERLRLAADIYSKLLDSVGRMVGKNVFLRLARRPLLQVALQFLLMNGIVILAYVGAEHLEMVKKIESYKVWVQLAVWLVAGTACLPFLAAIIRNLDALIHLVTDATIQSGRNKQFITGRMANFFHTMMLCLVIVLFGGLYLSAASRFFPSGFALVVFIVLVGSAMVLFWRSIINLNSRLEYLFLQSFQQNRVDADSVLREATLRDAAAKHPWPASVETVRIESNTVPCGKLISELRLREQTGATIVAVSRGGVTHYDPSPELPIFPKDHLILFGTERQVKEAHRMLSIQGPPRGGEEESPKFSIEKVFIGTASPLAGDTLAGAEVRTRHKISVLGIQRGHVRITTPSASEILLGGDVLLVAGPPKAIETFKQTLQPEDEELDDAADILLSESEEGDDSSGFS from the coding sequence GTGGTGTTAACTGCCGCGGTGGTAACTTTACTGTTTTACCGCCTGAAATTACCCGTGATCCTGGGCTACCTGCTGGCAGGGCTCCTAATTGGTCCGCAACTGCCGGATTTGCCATCGATCCACGATAAATCCGCAATCACGCAGCTGAGTCAGCTGGGGGTCGTTTTCCTCATGTTCAGCATTGGGTTAGAGTTTGATCTGGCTCGGCTTAAAAAAGTCTTCTGGCCGGCATTCATTGCCGTTATACTGCAGACTTCCCTTGTCTTCTACTTGGGGACACTTAGTGCGCAGCTGGTTGGCTACACACCATTGGAGGGGATTTTCCTTGGAGCCTTGCTCACGAATAGCGCTTCGCTGGTCTGTATCAAAGTCCTGAGTGACAAGGGTCGGTTGAAACGGGCGGATGCCCACATGGCGATTGGGATTTTAATCTTTGAAGATATCATCGCTGTGATGCTGTTGGTCATACTTACCGGTGTCGCGGCAACGCACGAGTTCAAGCTCGATTCGGTTTACCAGACCACTTTCCTCATCGGCATCTTTGTGGTTGGAGTTTATTATCTGGGGCGGTTGATCGCGCCGTTCTTCAGCAAGTTTCTTAAACAAACAGGCAGCGCCGAGTTAATTACAATCGCTACCATTGCCTTTGTTCTTGGAATTGGCGAGTTGGCGCGCATTTCAAATTTTTCTATCGCATTGGGGGCTTTTCTGGCTGGAGCGATTTTGGCACAAAGCAGGATTTCGAAAGAAATTGAGCGAGTCAGCCAGCCTTTCCGTGATTTGTTTAGTGCGGTGTTTTTTGTCACCATCGGAATGTTGATTGAGCCTAGCTGGCTTTTGGAAAACTGGATAGCAGTGCTCTTCATTGCAGGGATGGTCGTTTTGATCAAAATCGGTGCCTGCTGGCTCGGTTTGTTTGTTGGTGGCCAAAGTTCGGAAACAGGTTTCAGGGCGGCGATTTCCAAAGCCAGTGTTGGGGAGTTTGGTTTTATTATTGCAGCAATGGGGCAGGGGCTAGGGGTGACTGGAGCTGGTTTGACCAGTATGACGGTTGGACTGGCGATTGTGACCTACCTTTTTATTCCTGTCCTGAATGCCAAACCGGACAAGCTCTACCGCTACATCTCCGATAAGACACCGGAGCGTCTGCGACTGGCAGCCGATATTTACTCAAAGCTCCTCGATTCCGTTGGTCGGATGGTTGGTAAAAACGTGTTTCTCCGTCTGGCGCGACGACCACTATTGCAGGTTGCACTTCAATTCCTGCTAATGAATGGGATCGTGATTCTCGCCTATGTTGGAGCCGAGCATCTGGAGATGGTTAAGAAGATTGAGAGCTATAAGGTATGGGTTCAGCTGGCCGTCTGGCTTGTCGCGGGGACTGCCTGTTTGCCCTTTCTCGCCGCTATTATTCGTAACCTCGATGCTTTGATTCATCTGGTGACAGATGCTACAATTCAGTCGGGTCGCAATAAGCAGTTTATCACAGGTCGGATGGCGAATTTCTTCCACACCATGATGCTCTGTCTGGTGATCGTACTGTTTGGGGGCCTTTACCTTTCAGCAGCGTCTCGTTTCTTTCCCTCGGGCTTTGCTTTGGTTGTCTTTATCGTGTTGGTGGGATCAGCGATGGTATTATTCTGGAGATCGATCATCAATTTAAACAGCCGTTTGGAGTATCTCTTCTTACAGAGCTTTCAGCAGAATCGCGTCGATGCGGATTCTGTGCTTCGTGAGGCCACGCTACGAGATGCAGCAGCCAAGCACCCATGGCCGGCCTCGGTTGAGACGGTCAGGATTGAATCAAATACTGTGCCTTGTGGTAAATTGATCAGTGAATTACGTCTCCGTGAGCAAACCGGTGCTACGATTGTGGCGGTTAGTCGCGGTGGTGTTACTCATTATGACCCATCGCCGGAATTACCAATTTTCCCGAAAGACCATTTGATTCTCTTTGGTACCGAACGTCAGGTGAAAGAGGCTCATCGTATGTTGTCGATTCAGGGACCGCCACGGGGAGGAGAAGAGGAATCACCTAAGTTTTCCATCGAGAAAGTGTTCATTGGAACCGCTTCTCCACTGGCTGGTGATACGCTGGCTGGGGCTGAAGTGAGAACCCGCCACAAGATCAGTGTGCTTGGGATTCAGCGTGGCCATGTGCGGATTACCACACCATCCGCATCCGAGATTCTGCTTGGCGGAGATGTTTTACTGGTGGCGGGTCCGCCCAAGGCAATTGAAACTTTCAAACAGACTTTGCAGCCTGAGGATGAGGAGTTGGATGATGCTGCCGATATACTCTTATCAGAGTCTGAAGAGGGGGACGATTCCAGTGGCTTCAGTTGA
- a CDS encoding YebC/PmpR family DNA-binding transcriptional regulator, which translates to MSGHSKWATIKRHKAAVDSKRGKIFSVMSKELTIVARDGGGDPEFNARLRMVIAKAKQANMPADNIDKAIKKGTGELPGVSYEELVYEGYAPGGVGVIVEVTTDNKNRSASEVRSTFTKNNGNLAGPGALAFNFQRKGQFIISSDKTDEDTLMEVALEAGAEDIANNDDHFEVTCEIADYVAVGTALQEKGIEADSSEMAYIPNNLVAVTDPDVVKQVLRLTETLDELDDVKAVWANYDIDESLLGG; encoded by the coding sequence ATGTCGGGACATTCCAAGTGGGCTACTATTAAACGTCACAAAGCTGCGGTTGACTCCAAGCGCGGCAAGATCTTCAGCGTCATGTCGAAAGAATTGACGATTGTCGCACGCGATGGTGGTGGCGATCCGGAGTTCAACGCCCGCCTGCGCATGGTCATTGCCAAAGCCAAGCAGGCCAATATGCCGGCTGACAATATTGACAAGGCAATCAAGAAGGGCACGGGTGAGCTACCCGGAGTGTCCTATGAGGAGCTGGTTTATGAAGGTTACGCGCCAGGTGGTGTGGGTGTCATTGTCGAAGTTACGACCGATAACAAGAATCGCAGTGCTTCCGAGGTCCGTAGCACGTTCACCAAGAACAATGGTAATCTGGCCGGACCTGGAGCTTTGGCATTTAACTTTCAGCGCAAAGGCCAATTCATCATCTCTTCCGATAAAACCGACGAGGATACTCTGATGGAAGTGGCTCTTGAAGCCGGTGCCGAAGATATCGCCAACAATGATGACCACTTTGAGGTTACTTGCGAAATTGCTGATTACGTCGCGGTAGGTACTGCGTTACAGGAAAAAGGGATCGAAGCGGATTCATCAGAAATGGCCTACATTCCCAATAATCTAGTCGCTGTGACTGACCCGGACGTGGTCAAACAAGTCCTGCGGTTGACCGAGACGCTCGACGAATTGGATGACGTCAAGGCGGTTTGGGCCAATTACGACATCGATGAGTCGCTTTTGGGCGGCTGA